The uncultured Desulfuromonas sp. genome has a segment encoding these proteins:
- a CDS encoding NAD-binding protein has product MNPIRNVIVSLTALFTILVIGTIGYRHIQDWSLIDSFYMTVITVATVGFREVHELSNQGQLFTIFIIICGTGLVAYAAASVIQLMVEGQLRQILGRKKLLQQISKLENHYIVCGYGRIGNFICREFAAKPVPFVVVESDVELCARMNEEGLLYVNGDATDDDILISAGITRAKGLITVVTSDTANVYITLTARGLNPDLFILARSGEKSTEKKLIRAGASKVISPYTIGANRMAQAVLRPSVMDFIEIATAHHNLELQIEEVRINTGSDLVNRTLMTSDIRKQLGIIIVAIKKRHHEQMLFNPPSDALMEEGDILITLGEPAAIQRLERRASGLTD; this is encoded by the coding sequence ATGAACCCAATTCGCAATGTTATTGTTTCCCTGACCGCCCTGTTCACGATCCTGGTTATCGGTACGATCGGTTATCGACACATCCAGGATTGGTCGCTGATCGACTCGTTTTATATGACCGTCATCACGGTTGCTACTGTTGGTTTTCGTGAGGTTCACGAACTCAGTAATCAGGGCCAGCTTTTTACCATTTTTATTATCATTTGCGGCACAGGCTTGGTTGCCTATGCTGCCGCCAGTGTCATTCAGCTGATGGTTGAAGGCCAGTTGCGCCAGATCTTGGGGAGGAAAAAATTGTTACAACAGATTTCCAAGCTGGAAAACCACTACATCGTTTGTGGCTATGGACGTATCGGTAATTTTATCTGCCGTGAGTTTGCTGCCAAGCCGGTCCCGTTTGTTGTGGTTGAAAGTGATGTCGAGTTGTGCGCCAGAATGAACGAAGAAGGCCTGCTTTACGTTAACGGTGATGCTACCGACGACGACATCCTGATCAGTGCCGGAATTACCCGGGCAAAGGGATTGATTACTGTCGTGACGTCGGATACGGCCAATGTGTATATCACCCTGACCGCGCGCGGCTTGAATCCCGACCTTTTCATCCTTGCCCGATCCGGGGAAAAATCAACGGAAAAAAAGCTGATACGGGCAGGGGCCAGCAAAGTGATATCACCTTATACCATTGGGGCCAATCGCATGGCTCAGGCTGTTTTACGGCCTTCTGTGATGGACTTTATCGAGATTGCCACTGCACATCATAATCTGGAGTTGCAGATCGAAGAGGTCCGCATCAATACAGGGTCTGATCTGGTCAATCGCACACTGATGACTTCAGATATTCGCAAACAACTGGGGATTATTATTGTGGCCATCAAAAAAAGGCATCATGAGCAGATGTTGTTCAATCCACCTTCCGACGCTTTGATGGAAGAGGGGGATATTCTTATCACCCTGGGAGAACCGGCCGCAATCCAGCGTCTCGAACGACGTGCTTCCGGCTTGACGGATTAA
- a CDS encoding GntR family transcriptional regulator, producing MKKKPIERHQTLREKILENIRDAILKGTLKAGERVSEPDLAERYGISRTPIREAFRQLESEGYLTVVPRKGAVVTALTERDVEEFYSIKSILEGYAARLAAEKLTDKDIDRLKTINTRLAKLASAGDVKTFFRVHNEFHEQFIRASGNEKLLELIQQLLKKFDRLRIASLSLPGRMEISVQEHEKIIDAFESHDGDTADRLVRKNAAYGGQVLLQSMTE from the coding sequence ATGAAGAAAAAACCCATAGAAAGACACCAGACTCTACGCGAGAAGATTCTGGAAAATATTCGCGATGCCATCCTTAAAGGAACACTCAAAGCAGGGGAGCGTGTTTCTGAACCGGATCTTGCAGAACGCTACGGAATCAGCCGTACGCCAATTCGTGAAGCGTTTCGTCAGCTGGAATCTGAGGGATATTTAACTGTCGTGCCGCGAAAAGGAGCTGTTGTTACGGCTCTGACCGAGCGTGATGTCGAAGAGTTCTATTCCATAAAAAGTATCTTGGAAGGGTATGCTGCGCGGCTGGCGGCAGAAAAACTCACCGACAAAGATATTGACCGGCTTAAAACCATTAATACCCGACTGGCGAAACTGGCCAGCGCCGGAGATGTTAAAACATTTTTTCGCGTGCATAACGAGTTTCATGAGCAGTTCATTCGAGCTTCGGGAAATGAAAAACTCCTGGAACTGATTCAACAATTGTTGAAAAAATTTGATCGCCTGCGCATTGCCTCTCTGTCCCTGCCGGGGCGGATGGAAATTTCCGTGCAGGAACACGAAAAAATCATTGATGCCTTTGAGAGCCATGATGGCGACACCGCAGATCGTTTGGTGCGCAAAAATGCCGCCTACGGCGGACAGGTACTGCTGCAGAGTATGACGGAATAA
- a CDS encoding ABC transporter permease, producing the protein MTPLHRENQHYCSWLPFFSLLKKEIHRFCRVYTQTLITPVIIASLYLFVFGATLGNRISVIDGFSYAQFVIPGLILMGVINNTFANSSSSLFMSRHLGHIVDLLVMPLSSLQIVAVYTLAAMTRGLFVGSVVCFISTFFAKLPWAHPFHALAMTLLCSFLFAQLGIIAGLFSDSFDGLAMYINFLLLPLIFLGGVFYPISILPPFWRQISHINPLFYILDGFRHSLLGVGDLPLMGSFLFTAVLSLLLCVAAVMLVQHSSRFRT; encoded by the coding sequence ATGACGCCGTTACACCGTGAGAATCAGCACTATTGTTCCTGGTTGCCGTTTTTCTCTTTGCTGAAAAAAGAGATCCACCGGTTTTGCCGCGTTTATACTCAGACCTTAATCACTCCGGTGATTATTGCGTCCCTTTACCTCTTCGTGTTCGGTGCGACGCTGGGCAATCGTATTTCCGTCATTGACGGCTTTAGCTATGCGCAATTTGTCATCCCCGGTTTGATTCTGATGGGGGTGATCAACAATACGTTCGCCAACAGCTCATCCTCGTTATTTATGTCGCGCCACCTCGGTCATATTGTCGACCTGCTTGTCATGCCTCTTTCGTCCCTGCAAATTGTCGCCGTTTATACCCTTGCAGCCATGACGCGAGGTCTTTTTGTCGGCTCAGTGGTGTGTTTTATTTCGACGTTTTTTGCCAAACTTCCCTGGGCGCACCCTTTCCATGCCCTTGCCATGACACTGTTGTGCAGTTTTCTGTTTGCCCAGCTCGGCATTATCGCCGGTCTGTTTTCGGACAGCTTTGACGGCCTGGCCATGTATATCAACTTTCTGTTATTGCCTCTGATCTTTCTTGGCGGGGTCTTTTATCCGATCTCGATTCTGCCACCTTTCTGGCGTCAGATCTCACACATCAATCCGTTGTTTTATATTCTTGATGGGTTCCGTCACTCTTTGCTCGGTGTCGGTGACCTCCCGTTGATGGGATCATTTCTCTTTACCGCCGTACTCAGTCTGCTGTTGTGTGTTGCCGCTGTAATGCTGGTTCAGCACAGCTCCCGTTTTCGGACATAA
- a CDS encoding ABC transporter ATP-binding protein — MSFALHIQHLNKSFGSHAAVKDLSLSIERGEIFGLLGPNGAGKSTTINMICGVSRIDSGTVSVFGHDTQQDCQHARRLTGVMHQEVVTDAFFTIDKALKMHPGFFGVKSDPEWRHLLIDRLDLTDHLHKPMNCLSGGMKRRFMLAKALIHKPRLLILDEPTAGVDIELRHTIWSFIREINAHDTTILLTTHYLEEAEQMCRRIAIMNSGQLIALDTTQALLNQLDTRQITLFLDQPLDRVPDWLSLRCAALSSDGRQLTLALNADETVCEFLQECHGRSLSIRDLETTSPNLEEVFLHLTRGNDVCQVAS, encoded by the coding sequence ATGTCTTTTGCCCTGCACATTCAACATCTGAATAAATCGTTCGGCAGCCATGCGGCCGTTAAGGATCTGTCGTTGTCGATCGAACGCGGCGAAATCTTTGGTTTGTTGGGACCAAATGGTGCCGGCAAGAGCACAACCATCAATATGATTTGTGGTGTTTCACGGATAGACTCGGGAACGGTTTCCGTTTTTGGTCATGATACGCAGCAAGACTGTCAACATGCCCGCCGTCTCACTGGAGTCATGCATCAAGAAGTGGTGACCGATGCTTTTTTTACCATTGATAAAGCGTTAAAGATGCATCCGGGATTTTTCGGGGTCAAATCGGACCCGGAGTGGCGCCATCTGCTTATTGACCGACTCGACCTCACTGATCACCTGCACAAGCCGATGAACTGTCTTTCCGGTGGCATGAAGCGCCGTTTTATGTTGGCCAAGGCCCTGATTCATAAACCACGGTTATTGATTCTCGACGAGCCTACCGCCGGTGTTGATATTGAATTGCGCCATACCATCTGGTCGTTTATCCGTGAGATCAATGCGCACGATACGACGATTCTGCTGACCACCCATTACCTTGAAGAAGCCGAACAGATGTGCCGGCGTATTGCCATCATGAACTCGGGCCAACTGATCGCTCTCGACACCACTCAGGCTCTTCTCAATCAGCTTGACACCCGGCAAATTACCTTATTCCTTGATCAACCGCTGGACAGGGTGCCTGACTGGTTGTCATTGCGTTGCGCAGCCTTGTCTTCGGATGGTCGTCAATTGACTCTTGCTCTCAATGCGGATGAAACGGTATGCGAATTTCTTCAGGAATGCCATGGCCGGTCCTTGTCTATTCGCGATCTGGAGACGACCTCTCCCAACCTTGAAGAGGTCTTTCTTCATTTGACTCGTGGCAATGACGTCTGTCAGGTGGCATCATGA
- the queC gene encoding 7-cyano-7-deazaguanine synthase QueC, with protein sequence MSKKAIVLYSGGLDSTTCLAWAKAQGMTPYALSFRYGQRHSIELQKAESFAPQMGAEQHLIVDIDLRKIGGSALTADIDVPKDRQIDDAIPVTYVPARNTIFLSYGLAWAEALGAFDIVIGVNALDYSGYPDCRPEFIEAYQTMANLATKAAVEGAGQYQIHTPLLHLSKADIIRMGTDLGVDYALTHSCYDPAPDGRACGRCDSCVLRLNGFAQAGLTDPVPYVEK encoded by the coding sequence ATGTCAAAAAAAGCCATTGTACTCTATAGCGGCGGGCTGGATTCAACGACCTGCCTGGCATGGGCCAAGGCGCAGGGGATGACGCCCTATGCCCTGAGTTTTCGCTACGGCCAACGCCACAGCATCGAATTACAAAAAGCAGAATCCTTTGCCCCGCAAATGGGTGCCGAACAACATCTGATTGTGGATATTGATCTGCGCAAGATCGGCGGCAGCGCCCTGACCGCCGATATCGATGTCCCCAAGGATCGGCAGATTGATGATGCCATTCCGGTCACCTATGTTCCGGCACGCAATACGATCTTTCTCTCCTACGGCTTGGCCTGGGCCGAAGCACTCGGTGCCTTCGACATCGTCATCGGCGTCAATGCCCTGGATTATTCCGGGTATCCCGACTGTCGACCTGAGTTTATCGAGGCGTATCAGACCATGGCCAACCTGGCGACGAAGGCTGCCGTAGAAGGAGCCGGCCAGTACCAGATCCACACGCCATTACTCCATCTGAGTAAAGCCGATATTATTCGCATGGGCACTGATCTGGGTGTTGATTATGCCCTGACCCATTCCTGTTATGATCCGGCTCCGGATGGGCGGGCTTGCGGTCGCTGCGATTCCTGTGTGCTGCGACTCAATGGTTTTGCCCAGGCCGGTCTGACCGATCCGGTCCCTTACGTCGAGAAATAA
- the folE2 gene encoding GTP cyclohydrolase FolE2, with protein sequence MTSSTMPDLQKSQDTRNIAIDKVGIKDVRYPIVVQDKNTSRQQTVASINMYVELPHQFKGTHMSRFLEILNQYRGEEVTLNDMEGLLQAMKERLESDCAHIELTFPYFIEKQAPVSKAKGLMEYECRFIGTLREKRDFVLEVRVPVTSLCPCSRDISRYGAHNQRSCVTVAIRSQKMIWIEDLISWVESCGSAPVYSLLKREDEKAVTEQAYENPMFVEDIVRAVTEKLKSVPSIEWFCVECENYESIHNHSAYATLEYARRSD encoded by the coding sequence ATGACTTCTTCCACCATGCCTGATCTGCAAAAGTCGCAGGATACCCGCAATATCGCCATCGATAAGGTGGGAATCAAGGATGTGCGTTATCCCATTGTTGTTCAGGATAAGAACACCAGTCGCCAACAAACGGTGGCCAGCATCAATATGTATGTGGAATTGCCTCATCAGTTTAAAGGCACGCACATGAGTCGCTTTCTGGAGATTCTCAACCAGTATCGCGGTGAAGAAGTCACCCTCAACGATATGGAAGGGTTGCTGCAGGCGATGAAAGAGCGGTTGGAGTCGGACTGCGCTCATATTGAATTGACCTTTCCCTACTTTATCGAAAAGCAGGCCCCGGTTTCCAAGGCCAAGGGGTTGATGGAATATGAGTGTCGTTTTATCGGCACCCTGCGGGAAAAGAGGGATTTTGTCCTTGAGGTGCGGGTGCCGGTGACCTCGCTGTGTCCGTGTTCGCGAGATATCAGCCGCTATGGCGCCCATAACCAGCGGAGTTGTGTGACTGTGGCCATCCGCTCGCAAAAAATGATCTGGATTGAAGACCTGATCAGCTGGGTAGAAAGCTGTGGCAGCGCCCCGGTGTATTCCTTACTGAAACGGGAAGATGAAAAGGCGGTGACGGAACAGGCTTACGAAAATCCCATGTTTGTCGAAGATATCGTGCGGGCGGTGACGGAAAAACTCAAAAGTGTCCCGTCTATCGAATGGTTCTGTGTGGAATGTGAAAATTATGAATCCATCCACAACCACTCCGCCTATGCAACGCTGGAATATGCACGTCGGAGCGACTAG
- a CDS encoding TIGR04282 family arsenosugar biosynthesis glycosyltransferase translates to MDNSEDSTKLSTGTSACKDSVLLIFAKQPLPGQVKTRLTPDLTPQQAATLYAFSLRQTMTELSCDDYDMVICYSGDQDYFARCYPHCRRVCQGRGDLGERLQRMFQTAFRSGWKRVCVVGTDSPDLPRERVRQAFDALNDHDFVVVPAEDGGYVLAGSNKYYPTAFEQIDWSSERVLEQTRSRLVSCQLRYRMLPPWEDIDDVDSLRRYLRRHPDNGCARYAQRCLRGTSL, encoded by the coding sequence GTGGATAACTCTGAAGATTCCACCAAGTTATCCACAGGCACGTCGGCGTGTAAGGATTCTGTTTTACTGATCTTTGCCAAACAGCCGTTACCCGGGCAGGTGAAAACACGCCTGACACCCGACCTGACACCTCAGCAGGCCGCAACGTTGTATGCCTTCAGTCTGCGTCAAACCATGACAGAGCTGAGCTGTGATGACTACGACATGGTGATCTGTTATAGCGGTGATCAAGACTATTTTGCCCGATGTTATCCACACTGCCGACGTGTGTGCCAAGGGCGAGGAGACCTCGGTGAACGGCTGCAACGGATGTTTCAGACAGCCTTTCGCAGTGGCTGGAAGCGTGTCTGTGTGGTTGGTACGGACAGTCCGGACTTACCGCGTGAACGGGTGCGGCAAGCCTTTGATGCCCTGAATGATCATGACTTTGTCGTCGTTCCCGCCGAGGATGGCGGCTATGTGCTGGCCGGGTCGAATAAGTACTATCCGACTGCTTTCGAACAGATCGACTGGAGCAGTGAACGGGTGCTTGAACAGACCCGCTCACGGCTGGTATCGTGTCAGCTTCGTTACCGTATGCTGCCGCCCTGGGAAGATATTGACGATGTGGACAGTCTGCGTCGCTATCTGCGGCGCCATCCCGATAACGGCTGTGCCCGCTACGCCCAGCGTTGTCTGCGGGGAACGTCACTTTAA
- the tolQ gene encoding protein TolQ: protein MLDLIWNAGPVVKLVLLVLVYFSVVSWTIIFYKFRTIQRATRESSQFIDFFWNKKRLDAVAQEIKQFSHSPLSTLFREGYQELLKVQRIEKGDDSRGFADMGGENIARALRRASTQETHRLEKYLTFLATTGSTAPFIGLFGTVWGIMDSFHGIGQTGSASLAVVAPGISEALVATAIGLMAAIPAVVGYNHFLNKVNVLIGEMDNFSQEFLNIIEHMTRRS, encoded by the coding sequence GTGCTCGATTTGATCTGGAATGCCGGTCCGGTGGTAAAATTGGTGTTACTGGTTCTGGTCTATTTTTCCGTGGTGTCGTGGACCATTATCTTCTATAAATTTCGCACGATTCAGCGCGCGACCCGTGAATCAAGCCAATTTATCGATTTTTTCTGGAACAAAAAACGGCTTGATGCCGTCGCCCAGGAGATCAAGCAGTTCAGTCATTCTCCGTTAAGCACGTTATTTCGTGAGGGCTATCAGGAACTGTTGAAAGTGCAACGCATCGAGAAAGGCGATGACAGCCGCGGTTTTGCCGATATGGGCGGTGAGAATATCGCCCGAGCCTTGCGCCGGGCCAGTACTCAGGAAACCCATCGTTTGGAAAAATATCTGACCTTTCTTGCCACCACCGGCTCGACAGCCCCGTTTATCGGCCTGTTCGGCACCGTGTGGGGAATCATGGATTCATTTCACGGTATCGGCCAGACGGGGAGTGCGTCACTGGCCGTGGTTGCTCCGGGGATTTCCGAAGCATTGGTGGCCACGGCCATCGGTCTGATGGCGGCGATTCCGGCCGTGGTCGGCTACAACCATTTTCTCAATAAGGTCAATGTCCTGATCGGCGAGATGGATAATTTCAGCCAGGAATTTCTCAACATCATTGAGCATATGACGCGGAGGTCCTGA
- the tolR gene encoding protein TolR: protein MEISPRPQRRSSLSQINVTPFVDVMLVLLIIFMVTAPMMEKGVDVNLPEVSQAPNLEAAKQSLIVSIDSRGRIFIGRQAVDSPDKLVAVLQQVLATRDSKEVYLEADKVVPYERVVRVLAAIRRAGVTRLGMVALEPETN from the coding sequence ATGGAAATCAGCCCTCGTCCCCAGCGACGCAGCTCGCTGTCGCAGATCAATGTCACCCCGTTTGTCGATGTCATGCTGGTGCTGCTGATTATTTTCATGGTCACGGCGCCGATGATGGAAAAGGGCGTTGACGTTAATCTTCCCGAAGTCAGTCAGGCTCCCAACCTGGAAGCGGCTAAACAGTCGTTGATTGTCAGCATCGACAGCCGTGGGCGGATTTTTATCGGCAGACAGGCTGTAGACAGTCCGGATAAGCTGGTTGCCGTGCTGCAACAGGTGCTCGCCACGCGCGACAGCAAGGAAGTCTACCTCGAGGCCGACAAAGTTGTCCCCTATGAACGGGTGGTTCGTGTGCTGGCGGCGATTCGCCGTGCCGGTGTCACCCGACTCGGCATGGTCGCCCTGGAACCGGAAACCAACTAG
- a CDS encoding TonB C-terminal domain-containing protein, giving the protein MSEPVTPRRDLSHRSNAGIGRMLVLSFILHVLVFALMGGYLVPRFEKPQKPVYYVDLLNKPVAKPRAGRPDAPAKKKTPAKKKPVVKKAPAVTKPVTKPPVKAKPVTAQKAPEQVVKTPPKTVDKAPSVKPSVDVAAATVEKNYQEETLDAIERLKRKQRIDALKQELNALATRETPTTDTIDAPVGEVGGQGDEAGVSFDSWIKEYLSQAWALPRHYWERGLKAKMVLQFNTSGRLAHYEMLSPSGDSFFDASVKRAVQQLTQLPAKPARPLELIVTFDPKEMLMR; this is encoded by the coding sequence ATGTCGGAACCCGTGACTCCGCGTCGAGATCTCTCCCATCGCAGCAATGCCGGTATCGGTCGAATGTTGGTGTTATCTTTCATCCTGCATGTGCTGGTGTTTGCTCTGATGGGAGGCTATCTGGTTCCCCGGTTTGAAAAACCGCAGAAGCCGGTATATTACGTCGATCTACTTAACAAGCCGGTGGCTAAACCACGCGCCGGACGCCCCGATGCTCCCGCCAAGAAAAAGACCCCGGCGAAAAAGAAACCGGTGGTCAAAAAGGCTCCGGCAGTGACCAAGCCGGTCACCAAACCGCCGGTGAAGGCAAAACCGGTCACAGCCCAAAAAGCCCCGGAACAGGTTGTTAAAACACCGCCCAAGACCGTGGACAAAGCGCCGAGTGTCAAACCATCGGTTGATGTTGCCGCTGCGACCGTCGAGAAAAACTATCAGGAAGAAACGCTCGACGCCATTGAGAGGCTCAAGCGCAAGCAACGTATTGACGCGTTAAAACAGGAACTGAACGCATTAGCCACACGGGAAACACCCACCACGGATACCATTGATGCACCCGTCGGCGAAGTGGGTGGCCAGGGCGATGAAGCCGGGGTCAGCTTCGACAGTTGGATCAAAGAGTATCTCTCGCAGGCCTGGGCGTTACCGCGACATTACTGGGAGCGTGGACTGAAGGCCAAAATGGTGCTGCAATTCAATACCTCCGGAAGGCTGGCCCATTACGAAATGCTCTCTCCTTCGGGGGATAGCTTTTTCGATGCCAGTGTCAAGCGGGCGGTGCAGCAGTTGACCCAACTGCCCGCCAAGCCGGCCCGTCCTCTCGAACTGATCGTGACTTTTGATCCGAAAGAGATGTTGATGCGATGA
- the tolB gene encoding Tol-Pal system beta propeller repeat protein TolB — MTKIVMIALVLLVSVFCSAGMTTAKEIVITTPGKQAIPMGLTRILPFQQRDTTLEETVDNVLSADLDLSGLFEFVDPHAFLDDAGRMGLTSTAVNFTQWRLLGAQVLFKGGYRLNGTQVELDLRLFDVISRRLLVGHNYRGQVSDVRRMAHSFADLILEALTGKSGAFNTRIAFISNQSGHKELYLMESDGYDPKRITNHRSLVLNPDFSPLGREVIFTSYRQGNPDLYRKEIYTGKEARISRYKGLNISGRYRQDGRELALTLSRDGNAEIYLESLSGQLHKRVTNSWAIDVDPSWSPIGDQLVFVSNRQGNPHLFVADLIDGQVRRLTYNGKYNATPAWSPDGKRIVFSRLEGGAFNLFSIGIDGKDERQLTFGAGNKEHPRWSPDGRFIVYSNDLSGKKAIHVMRADGSGQRRISTLDADCSHPAWSNSW; from the coding sequence ATGACTAAAATAGTGATGATCGCCCTTGTGTTACTGGTGAGTGTTTTCTGCTCAGCCGGTATGACGACGGCCAAAGAGATTGTTATTACCACGCCGGGTAAGCAGGCCATCCCCATGGGGTTGACCCGGATCCTGCCGTTTCAGCAACGTGATACCACCCTCGAAGAGACCGTAGATAACGTTCTTAGCGCAGATCTTGATCTCAGTGGTCTGTTTGAATTTGTCGATCCGCACGCCTTTCTCGACGATGCCGGACGCATGGGACTGACCAGCACTGCGGTCAACTTCACCCAGTGGCGCCTGCTTGGCGCTCAGGTGCTGTTTAAGGGCGGCTATCGGCTCAACGGCACTCAGGTGGAATTGGATCTGCGTTTGTTTGACGTCATCTCACGGCGTTTGCTGGTCGGTCATAACTATCGCGGCCAGGTGTCGGATGTACGGCGCATGGCGCACAGTTTTGCCGATCTGATCCTTGAAGCGCTGACCGGCAAGAGCGGAGCGTTTAATACCCGTATTGCTTTTATCAGCAATCAGTCCGGTCACAAGGAACTCTATCTGATGGAATCGGATGGTTACGATCCGAAACGGATTACCAACCACCGCAGCCTGGTGCTCAACCCCGATTTTTCGCCGTTGGGGCGTGAGGTGATTTTTACCTCCTACCGCCAGGGCAACCCCGATCTGTACCGCAAAGAGATCTACACCGGCAAGGAAGCGCGCATCTCACGCTACAAGGGGCTCAATATCTCCGGCCGCTACCGCCAGGATGGCCGCGAACTGGCCCTGACCCTGTCCCGTGACGGCAATGCGGAAATCTATCTGGAAAGCCTGTCCGGACAATTGCACAAACGGGTCACCAATTCGTGGGCCATCGATGTTGATCCAAGCTGGAGCCCGATCGGTGACCAACTGGTGTTCGTCTCCAACCGGCAAGGCAACCCCCATCTGTTTGTTGCTGACCTGATCGACGGCCAGGTGCGGCGTCTGACCTATAACGGTAAATACAATGCCACACCGGCCTGGAGTCCGGACGGCAAGCGGATTGTGTTCAGCCGTCTCGAGGGCGGTGCCTTCAACCTGTTCAGTATCGGTATCGATGGCAAGGATGAGCGCCAGCTGACCTTTGGTGCCGGCAATAAAGAACATCCACGCTGGAGCCCTGATGGTCGCTTTATCGTCTACTCCAACGATCTCTCCGGCAAAAAAGCCATCCATGTTATGCGTGCCGATGGCAGCGGCCAGCGTCGCATTTCGACATTGGATGCCGACTGCAGTCATCCGGCCTGGTCGAACAGCTGGTAA
- a CDS encoding homoserine O-acetyltransferase — protein MTNDVQLVTTQTIEIDEELRLESGRLLGPLTLAYETYGTLNASAGNAILVTHAWTGDAHAAGKHSEEDRKPGWWDNMIGPGRVLDTDKYYVICSNVIGSCKGSTGPTSINPHTGRSYRLKFPIVMVRDMVRAQKLMLDALGISTLVTVIGGSMGAMQALEWGIHYPDMVRSIIPIAGTGRTSPMAIALNALARQAIYNDPLWKKGNYKPEHQPVSGFALARAVGHISFLSEESMDMKFGRRFSARDGLFDFFGQFEVERYLEYNGNSFPARFDCNSFLYLAKALDLYDVSWNFSGMEEALERLSCPSLWFAFTSDWLYRPEQTEEVVDVLQKGNKPVTYHLIDSDYGHDSFLVEPEKFTPYVVEFLQQLEVSGE, from the coding sequence TTGACCAACGACGTTCAACTGGTAACAACCCAGACCATAGAGATCGATGAGGAATTGCGCTTGGAGAGCGGTCGTCTTCTTGGACCGTTGACCCTGGCTTACGAAACCTATGGAACGCTCAATGCGTCGGCCGGTAACGCGATCCTGGTGACCCATGCCTGGACCGGTGACGCCCATGCCGCCGGTAAGCACAGTGAAGAGGATCGCAAGCCGGGCTGGTGGGACAACATGATCGGCCCCGGCCGGGTGCTGGATACCGACAAATACTACGTCATCTGCTCCAATGTCATTGGTTCCTGCAAAGGCTCCACCGGGCCCACCAGTATCAATCCCCATACCGGCCGTTCCTATCGGCTGAAATTCCCCATTGTCATGGTGCGCGATATGGTGCGCGCCCAGAAATTAATGCTTGATGCCCTGGGCATTTCCACGTTGGTCACGGTGATCGGCGGCAGCATGGGCGCCATGCAGGCTCTGGAGTGGGGGATTCATTATCCGGACATGGTCAGGTCGATTATCCCCATTGCCGGCACCGGTCGCACGTCGCCCATGGCCATCGCCCTCAACGCCCTGGCTCGCCAGGCGATCTACAACGATCCGTTGTGGAAAAAAGGCAACTATAAACCGGAGCACCAACCGGTGAGCGGCTTTGCTTTGGCCCGTGCTGTCGGCCATATTTCATTTTTATCCGAAGAGTCCATGGACATGAAATTCGGTCGCCGCTTTTCAGCCCGCGATGGCCTGTTCGATTTCTTCGGCCAGTTCGAGGTGGAGCGTTACCTGGAGTACAACGGTAATAGTTTTCCCGCCCGTTTTGATTGCAACTCTTTTCTCTATCTAGCCAAAGCCCTCGATCTCTATGACGTGTCGTGGAATTTTTCCGGCATGGAAGAGGCACTGGAGCGGTTGAGCTGTCCATCGCTGTGGTTTGCTTTCACGTCAGACTGGCTGTATCGACCGGAACAGACTGAAGAGGTGGTGGATGTCCTGCAGAAGGGCAATAAGCCGGTGACCTACCATCTGATTGACTCCGACTACGGACATGACTCGTTCCTGGTTGAGCCGGAGAAGTTCACACCGTATGTGGTGGAGTTTCTTCAGCAGCTTGAGGTGTCAGGGGAGTAA